From the genome of Lutzomyia longipalpis isolate SR_M1_2022 chromosome 2, ASM2433408v1, one region includes:
- the LOC129788703 gene encoding protein dachsous-like: protein MPGKSWLLLILLYVFIKPSVAQWTAPYFQDPETPGINVESFNTNPLQMNMDEEIPAPFDFLILTYTGTVTPTISFSFGDDLRFGHEFVRRDGAWVLRVTRRQDYETLNLEQYIFDVIVGGTRVTVICIINNLIDTPPIVTLLYEGACSARELEANQDTECHIQAYDPDSLYNNELSYRVIGNNREDQLFELREISSDDYSKNYTLIVVEELHFEVREVYNFRIIFTDSGNNEGETRVVVEVEDVPNLPPRWVKPFSTERFEEKTAQTFNVDAIDGDTGINTPIKYRLEFPPGQEWTQQNLVAIDEDTGVISVQPINRDQLKQEVFTFNIIAAKDYNLTWAIDGPAVLIVDDVNDNYPEIYLSPTTVSIPESTYMQLPFTQFVIDDIDLGPHATYTVEMVSLENYADAFTIIPNTGYQETSFLITVSNATFLDYEDEVWQSFQMRIVATEVDLEEHQREQTVQINLINWNDEIPEFAEDEYVVEVLETAGAGHQLSLVQATDRDIDDEVFHSIVGTLGSQFSCSQAGQVSIALNDVLDYERQTSVIIQVQARDSLLTGHPGETLHTVYAQLEIRVLDVNDETPDLRMPRTSPSIVENSPAGTVVTMEILATDPDTTADLEFSIDWSQSYAIKYGQEAEKHTYENCFIIEKHPETINRVFGHLIVNPEFEYDVDYEMYEMIYLTIRVEDLNQEVNEGTAEAILTVRIEDVNDNAPEFIGDTLETLRSVVEEALTGTLIGTIMAEDIDGPQFNQITYSIEAVVEQGTTPGWVRINPSTGVIEVDADQAIDCDDPKLDYLEYVITLSDGDHITTGNIKIDMIDTNNKLPEETSFEKTIEIYENTTEGVFVTIGATDQDRDSPHNFVWFMIDYESIRELQNLFEIQPDTGDLSVRLLGGAQLDRDFGPASHYIPIKYEDNYLGNGRRNSNNTHVTVVLLDVNDNAPVMPSPAQFQPTVGENFGAEYSIRTPIVSTDADDPTTPNSQVSYRILSIEPGEDHADPIPDISNAFEIVSDRTTNSGTLVVKSDLKGCYGTWRITIEAYDHGDEWTSAISLTSNETYNLRIDPYNYNEPRIVYPVAGQTIRLRFNDAYVNSPLVTTNGVPLQAFEALDPDGGTYGDVTFALTGSSNGEDHLVFRFDKEDREKSHLRITELIQSRTYSVNLQARDGGGLYQDLIDVRIIFVDIQGEPFFPESEFSGSFTENTPGLVEKIVIPEAEDPKNTGVTNPEEMFSIYYFLNPESDTFELDSETREMTLKQPLNREAIEMHTLNVIATNNRDGPITWTSGSVLEVQITVIDINDNPPKFELDYYGVGITTSDFVTKALITVVAFDPDTVDQDQLIYYILPETIVAQGTNLEAIKDEAFTMEPVTGVIRLNRAIDDSHTGYFEFMIEVRDSDSGFGPHTDQARVKIYIIAESNRVSFIFLNSMDDVKAQETYIKFVFTERFGFEANIDDIERRSQNDNQTVVRCHFIENSEAIDGDIIRARIVDLDFIQGIQNDLTSRGLFLNGYVPTTPESTNPEDAFQELLNIILTVVCAVLGVLCIVIGIAFYLRNRSLNRQLKALSTTNFGSVSSNLNRMGAPTTNIFAMEGKNPALNDQDFQREFMYDAKSIQSDDSDFVGIDKDPTFMPQKTSMESTNSGIFGGRSLNPMVDLKRDDDYTRF from the exons TACTAACCCCCTTCAGATGAACATGGACGAGGAGATTCCTGCGCCAtttgattttctaattttaaccTACACTGGTACTGTGACTCCAACAATTTCCTTCTCCTTTGGCGATGACCTCCGTTTTGGTCATGAATTCGTACGTCGCGACGGCGCCTGGGTACTTCGGGTTACACGTCGCCAGGACTACGAAACCCTAAATCTGGAGCAGTACATTTTTGATGTAATTGTCGGTGGAACGAGAGTAACAGTCATCTGTATTATCAACAATCTCATTGATACGCCACCCATTGTAACACTCCTGTATGAAGGAGCCTGCTCTGCAAGGGAGCTGGAAGCAAATCAAGATACTGAATGTCACATTCAGGCCTACGATCCAGATTCTCTGTACAACAACGAACTATCCTACAGAGTTATTGGCAATAATCGGGAAGATCAGCTTTTTGAACTGAGAGAGATCAGTTCAGATGACTACTCCAAGAATTATACTCTGAT tgttGTTGAGGAATTACACTTTGAGGTACGAGAAGTCTACAATTTCCGCATAATCTTCACTGATTCTGGGAACAATGAAGGTGAAACGAGAGTTGTTGTGGAGGTTGAAGATGTCCCGAATTTACCACCACGTTGGGTTAAACCGTTCTCAACTGAACGCTTTGAGGAGAAGACTGCGCAAACATTCAATGTTGATGCAATTGATGGAGATACTGGGATCAATACTCCGATAAAATACCGCTTGGAGTTTCCTCCTGGTCAAGAAT GGACACAACAAAACTTGGTGGCAATCGATGAAGATACCGGAGTGATTTCTGTTCAACCAATAAACCGAGATCAGCTTAAGCAGGAAGTCTTCACATTCAAT ATAATTGCTGCAAAAGATTACAATTTAACCTGGGCAATTGATGGGCCAGCTGTTCTCATTGTAGACGATGTCAACGACAACTACCCTGAGATTTATCTCTCACCGACAACTGTTTCCATTCCTGAGTCGACTTATATGCAGCTTCCATTTACGCAATTTGTAATTGATGACATTGATTTGGGACCACATGCAACGTACACCGTGGAAATGGTTTCCCTTGAAAACTATGCTGATGCATTCACCATTATACCCAATACAGGATACCAGGAAACATCTTTCCTCATAACTGTGTCCAATGCAACATTCCTTGACTACGAAGATGAAGTCTGGCAGAGCTTCCAGATGCGAATTGTTGCAACTGAGGTGGATTTGGAGGAGCATCAACGTGAACAAActgttcaaataaatttaatcaattggAATGATGAAATACCGGAGTTTGCGGAAGATGAATACGTTGTTGAAGTTCTCGAAACTGCCGGAGCTGGTCATCAACTTTCTCTCGTTCAGGCAACAGATCGTGACATAGATGATGaagttttccattcaattGTTGGGACTCTTGGCTCGCAGTTTTCTTGCTCTCAAGCTGGGCAGGTTTCTATTGCGCTCAACGATGTGTTGGACTACGAACGGCAGACGTCTGTTATCATCCAAGTTCAAGCACGTGATTCCCTGCTAACTGGACATCCTGGGGAAACTTTGCACACGGTTTATGCTCAACTTGAGATCAGAGTTCTCGATGTGAATGATGAAACACCTGATCTACGAATGCCTCGTACATCCCCATCAATTGTGGAGAATTCTCCAGCTGGAACAGTTGTAACAATGGAAATTCTCGCAACGGATCCCGATACAACGGCtgatttggaattttcaattgactGGAGCCAATCGTATGCCATAAAATACGGACAGGAGGCAGAGAAGCATACTTATGAGAA TTGCTTCATCATTGAGAAACATCCTGAGACTATTAATCGTGTCTTTGGGCATTTGATTGTTAATCCGGAGTTTGAGTATGATGTTGATTATGAAATGTATGAGATGATCTACTTAACAATAAGGGTTGAAGATCTCAATCAAGAGGTCAATGAGGGTACAGCTGAGGCCATTTTGACGGTACGTATTGAAGATGTTAATGACAATGCGCCTGAGTTTATTGGAGACACATTGGAGACGTTAAGGAGTGTCGTTGAAGAAGCTCTTACGGGAACATTAATTGGAACCATCATGGCTGAGGATATTGATGGTCCTCAGTTCAACCAGATCACTTATTCCATTGA AGCTGTTGTGGAGCAGGGAACAACACCTGGTTGGGTGAGAATAAATCCATCAACGGGCGTCATTGAAGTTGATGCAGATCAAGCAATTGATTGCGATGATCCCAAGCTTGATTATCTTGAGTACGTCATTACTCTCTCTGATGGAGATCACATAACAACAGGGAAT ATCAAAATCGACATGATCGATACGAACAACAAACTTCCGGAGGAAACTTCCTTTGAGAAAACAATTGAGATTTATGAGAATACAACTGAAGGTGTTTTCGTTACGATCGGTGCAACAGATCAGGATCGTGATTCTCCACATAATTTTGTCTGGTTCATGATTGACTACGAATCAATCAGGGAGTTGCAGAATCTCTTTGAAATTCAACCTGATACAGGAGATCTGAGCGTTAGACTCCTGGGAGGAGCACAATTGGATAGAGATTTTGGTCCTGCAAGTCACTACATTCCCATCAAGTATGAAGACAACTACCTCGGGAACGGAA GAAGAAACTCCAATAATACCCACGTTACGGTTGTTCTGCTGGATGTTAATGATAATGCTCCAGTAATGCCAAGTCCGGCGCAGTTTCAACCAACTGTTGGAGAGAATTTTGGAGCA GAATACAGCATTCGTACGCCAATTGTTTCAACTGATGCTGATGATCCAACAACACCAAACTCCCAAGTATCCTACAGGATTCTATCCATTGAACCGGGGGAGGATCACGCTGACCCAATTCCTGATATCTCAAATGCCTTTGAGATTGTGAGTGATCGTACAACAAATTCCGGAACACTCGTGGTAAAGAGTGATCTGAAGGGATGCTATGGGACGTGGAGGATAACAATTGAGGCATACGATCATGGTGATGAGTGGACGTCTGCCATTAGTTTGACATCAAATGAAACGTACAACTTGCGAATTGATCCATACAACTACAACGAACCACGGATTGTCTATCCTGTTGCTGGACAAACGATCCGTTTGCGATTCAATGATGCTTACGTTAATTCGCCACTCGTGACGACAAATGGTGTTCCTCTGCAGGCTTTTGAAGCCTTAGATCCTGATGGTGGGACGTACGGGGATGTTACATTCGCCTTAACGGGTAGCTCCAATGGGGAGGATCATTTGGTGTTCAGGTTTGATAAGGAAGATCGTGAGAAATCCCATTTGAGGATCACAGAACTCATTCAGAGTCGAACTTACAGTGTGAATCTTCAAGCAAGAGACGGTGGTGGTTTGTATCAGGATCTTATTGATGTGAGGATTATTTTTGTTGATATCCAAGGGGAACCGTTCTTCCCTGAATCTGAGTTCAGTGGTAGTTTCACGGAGAACACACCAGGTCTCGTTGAGAAGATCGTTATTCCCGAAGCTGAAGATCCAAAGAATACTGGAGTAACAAACCCCGAGGAAATGTTCTCAATCTACTACTTCCTCAATCCTGAATCAGATACCTTTGAATTGGATTCCGAGACAAGGGAGATGACTCTGAAGCAACCGCTCAATCGGGAAGCCATTGAAATGCACACATTGAATGTTATTGCAACAAATAATCGTGATGGTCCAATTACGTGGACTTCGGGCTCAGTGCTGGAGGTTCAGATCACAGTAATTGACATCAATGATAATCCCCCGAAGTTTGAGCTTGACTACTACGGCGTTGGTATAACTACGAGTGATTTCGTAACAAAGGCTCTCATCACGGTGGTTGCATTTGATCCTGACACCGTTGATCAGGATCAGTTGATCTACTACATCCTTCCGGAGACGATCGTAGCACAGGGAACAAATCTCGAAGCGATCAAAGATGAAGCCTTCACAATGGAGCCTGTTACGGGGGTGATTAGGCTTAATAGGGCCATTGATGATTCCCACACGGGGTACTTTGAGTTTATGATTGAGGTACGTGATTCCGATTCAGGATTTGGGCCACATACAGATCAAGCTCGTGTGAAGATCTACATTATTGCTGAATCAAACAGGGTTTCATTCATCTTCCTCAACTCTATGGATGATGTTAAAGCTCAGGAGACTTAT ATCAAATTTGTCTTTACGGAACGTTTTGGATTTGAAGCTAATATCGATGATATCGAGAGGCGCTCCCAGAATGATAATCAAACCGTTGTTAGATGCCACTTCATTGAGAATTCTGAAGCAATAGACGGAGACATCATAAGAGC GCGCATAGTGGACTTGGACTTTATTCAGGGTATCCAGAATGATCTCACAAGTCGCGGATTATTCCTCAATGGCTACGTTCCGACAACACCTGAATCCACAAATCCCGAAGATGCCTTCCAGGAGCTTCTCAATATTATTCTTACAGTCGTCTGCGCCGTTCTAGGGGTTCTCTGTATTGTCATAGGAATTGCCTTCTACCTCCGCAATCGGAGTCTCAATAGGCAACTCAAAGCCCTCTCAACGACCAACTTTGGCTCAGTGTCGTCCAATCTCAATCGAATGGGTGCCCCAACGacgaatatttttgcaatggaAGGAAAGAATCCCGCACTCAATGATCAGGACTTCCAGAGGGAGTTCATGTACGATGCCAAGAGTATTCAGTCTGATGATTCGGATTTTGTGGGCATAGACAAGGATCCCACATTTATGCCGCAGAAAACAAGCATGGAATCCACAAATTCCGGCATATTCGGGGGCAGGAGTCTCAACCCAATGGTGGACCTCAAGAGGGATGATGATTACACGAGATTTTAA
- the LOC129788704 gene encoding 26S proteasome regulatory subunit 8, producing MTISSKMDVDVNRGEGFRSYYIQKIEELQLVVAEKSQNLRRLQAQRNELNAKVRMLREELQLLQEQGSYVGEVVKPMDKKKVLVKVHPEGKFVVDIDKNIDINDVTPNCRVALRNESYTLHKILPNKVDPLVSLMMVEKVPDSTYEMVGGLDKQIKEIKEVIELPVKHPELFDALGIAQPKGVLLYGPPGTGKTLLARAVAHHTECTFIRVSGSELVQKFIGEGSRMVRELFVMAREHAPSIIFMDEIDSIGSSRIESGSGGDSEVQRTMLELLNQLDGFEATKNIKVIMATNRIDILDPALLRPGRIDRKIEFPPPNEEARLDILKIHSRKMNLTRGINLRKIAELMPGASGAEVKGVCTEAGMYALRERRVHVTQEDFEMAVAKVMQKDSEKNMSIKKLWK from the exons ATGACTATATCGTCCAAG ATGGATGTGGATGTGAACCGTGGTGAGGGCTTCCGGTCGTACTATATACAAAAGATCGAGGAATTGCAACTTGTTGTAGCGGAAAAGAGTCAAAATCTCCGGCGTCTCCAGGCTCAGCGGAATGAATTGAATGCAAAAG TTCGAATGCTGCGGGAGGAGTTGCAATTGCTGCAGGAACAGGGTAGCTATGTTGGGGAAGTCGTGAAGCCGATGGATAAGAAAAAGGTTCTCGTAAAAGTTCATCCGGAGGGGAAATTTGTTGTGGACATTGACAAGAATATTGATATCAACGATGTGACCCCCAATTGTCGCGTAGCGCTGCGCAATGAGAGCTATACGCTGCATAAGATTCTGCCAAACAAGGTGGACCCGCTGGTGTCGCTCATGATGGTTGAGAAGGTTCCGGATTCAACGTATGAGATGGTGGGTGGACTCGATAAGCAAATTAAGGAGATTAAGGAGGTGATTGAGCTGCCAGTGAAGCATCCTGAGCTCTTTGATGCACTGGGAATTGCTCAGCCAAAGGGAGTTCTCCTCTATGGGCCACCGGGAACAGGGAAGACCCTCCTGGCACGAGCTGTAGCTCATCACACTGAATGCACCTTCATTCGTGTCTCTGGCTCGGAGCTTGTGCAGAAATTCATCGGTGAGGGCTCACGTATGGTCAGGGAACTCTTTGTCATGGCTCGCGAGCATGCTCCTTCGATTATTTTCATGGATGAAATTGACTCCATCGGCTCGTCGCGTATTGAATCCGGCAGCGGGGGGGATTCAGAGGTGCAGCGTACGATGCTTGAGCTCCTCAATCAACTGGATGGCTTCGAGGCCACGAAGAACATCAAAGTTATCATGGCAACCAATAGGATTGACATCCTGGATCCAGCTCTCCTCCGCCCAGGGCGCATTGATCGCAAAATTGAGTTCCCACCACCAAATGAGGAAGCCCGTTTGGACATCCTGAAGATTCACTCGCGCAAAATGAACCTCACGCGTGGCATAAATCTCCGGAAGATCGCCGAACTCATGCCGGGAGCTTCTGGGGCGGAAGTTAAGGGTGTATGCACGGAAGCTGGCATGTATGCGCTGCGCGAGAGGCGAGTCCACGTCACCCAGGAAGACTTCGAGATGGCCGTTGCGAAGGTAATGCAGAAGGATTCAGAGAAAAATATGTCGATTAAGAAGCTCTggaagtaa
- the LOC129788705 gene encoding splicing factor U2af 38 kDa subunit, producing the protein MAEYLASIFGTEKDKVNCSFYFKIGACRHGDRCSRIHNKPTFSQTVLLQNLYVNPQNSAKSADGSHLVANVSDEEMQEHYDNFFEDVFVECEDKYGEIEEMNVCDNLGDHLVGNVYIKFRREEDAERAAKDLNNRWFGGRPVYAELSPVTDFREACCRQYEMGECTRSGFCNFMHLKPISRELRRYLYSRRRGRSRSRSKSPRRRERSRERRRSRSRDRDGRKGRY; encoded by the exons ATGGCGGAGTACTTGGCGTCGATTTTTGGTACAGAAAAAGACAA aGTAAATTGCTCGTTCTACTTCAAAATTGGGGCCTGCCGCCATGGGGATCGTTGCTCCAGAATCCACAATAAGCCGACCTTCTCACAGACTGTGCTCCTGCAGAATCTCTACGTGAATCCCCAGAATTCAGCAAAATCCGCCGATGGGAGTCACT tGGTGGCGAATGTGTCTGATGAGGAGATGCAGGAGCACTATGACAACTTCTTCGAGGACGTCTTTGTGGAGTGCGAGGATAAGTACGGGGAGATTGAGGAGATGAATGTCTGCGACAACCTGGGGGACCACCTTGTGGGAAATGTTTACATAAAATTCCGCCGCGAAGAGGATGCCGAACGTGCTGCTAAGGACCTCAATAATCGCTGGTTCGGCGGGCGTCCCGTCTATGCTGAACTTTCCCCCGTCACAGACTTCCGGGAGGCGTGCTGTCGGCAGTACGAGATGGGGGAATGTACCCGCTCTGGGTTCTGCAACTTCATGCACCTCAAGCCCATCTCGCGTGAGCTTAGGCGCTACCTGTACTCCAGGCGCCGCGGACGCTCTCGGTCACGCTCCAAATCTCCACGTCGTCGTGAACGATCACGCGAACGACGTCGCTCACGCAGCAGAGATCGCGATGGGCGCAAGGGACGGTACTGA
- the LOC129788706 gene encoding protein PET117 homolog, mitochondrial, which translates to MSTLAKTTLAVSCAISVGIIGYVHYKQQYDRAKLHEGVLRDIERQQMRKLENTYRLQEQIELTRQLRKDLQEQEQSSGS; encoded by the exons ATGTCTACTCTCGCCAAGACTACCCTAGCTGTCTCCTGTGCAATCTCAGTGGGAATCATTGGCTACGTCCACTACAAGCAGCAATATGATAG ggCAAAATTGCATGAAGGTGTCCTGAGGGACATTGAGAGGCagcaaatgagaaaattggaaaacacCTATAGGCTACAGGAGCAGATTGAATTGACACGACAGCTGAGGAAAGACCTCCAAGAGCAAGAGCAGAGTTCCGGGAGTTAA